From a region of the Dehalobacter sp. genome:
- the infB gene encoding translation initiation factor IF-2, whose product MSGDRPYAPRPQGDFRPSQRPAGDDRRPQGGGRPFSDTGRRPSQGQRPGADKKAPQTQRIKIEGKSVELTVAEQPVKRQPPEKKKAHENKEFLFDKRRNDEKDFSSILRKNDRSQPNRNQLNKMVKEVVPKHIIIPESLSVQELALRMSRKAGEVIKELMKLGVMATINQEIDADTATIVATEMGMTLEVRAEKSMAVIEEVEDDASTLKFRPPVVTVMGHVDHGKTSLLDAIRSANVTASEAGGITQHIGAYQVEIKNQKITFLDTPGHEAFTAMRARGAQVTDIAILVVAADDGVMPQTVEAINHAKAANVPIIVAINKIDKENANPDRVKQELTEYGLVVEEWGGDTITVPVSAKARLNIDTLLEMVLLVAEMKDLKANPNRKATGTVIEAKLDKGKGPVATVLVSKGTLNIGDIIVAGHSFGRIRGMVDDKGRRVKKAGPSMPVEVQGLSEVPPAGEIFNVVNDEKLARSVTEARMDEKKAEEVKQKSRISLDDLFDKIKEGEVKDLNIIIKADVQGSVEAIKQSLAKLTTSEVRVNIIHGGVGAISESDVMLAAASNAIIIGFNVRHDSNTKSTAELQGVDIRMYRVIYDAIDDIKAAMEGLLEPTFKEVIQGKAEVRQIFKVPKAGTVAGSYITDGKIHRSDKIRVIRDGIVVHEGDLESLRRFKDDAKEVAEGYECGIGLKNFNDLKEGDILEAFTMEEVKREL is encoded by the coding sequence ATGAGCGGAGACCGGCCGTATGCGCCGAGACCGCAGGGCGATTTTCGTCCATCACAGCGTCCTGCAGGTGATGACCGGAGACCGCAGGGCGGCGGACGTCCGTTCTCCGACACCGGAAGAAGACCTTCCCAGGGACAGCGTCCGGGAGCAGATAAAAAAGCCCCTCAAACTCAGAGGATCAAGATCGAAGGAAAATCCGTTGAGCTTACTGTCGCCGAGCAGCCGGTAAAACGCCAGCCACCGGAGAAAAAGAAAGCCCACGAGAATAAAGAGTTTTTATTTGATAAACGGCGCAATGATGAAAAAGATTTTTCTTCCATCTTAAGAAAAAATGACCGGAGTCAACCAAACCGGAACCAACTCAATAAGATGGTTAAAGAAGTGGTTCCCAAGCATATTATTATTCCTGAGTCCTTGTCAGTTCAGGAACTGGCGCTCAGAATGAGCCGCAAAGCCGGAGAAGTCATCAAGGAATTAATGAAGCTTGGTGTTATGGCGACCATCAATCAGGAAATTGATGCTGATACAGCAACGATTGTCGCTACTGAAATGGGCATGACGCTTGAGGTTAGAGCCGAAAAATCCATGGCAGTCATTGAGGAAGTAGAAGATGATGCGTCCACGCTCAAATTCCGTCCTCCGGTTGTCACGGTCATGGGCCACGTCGACCACGGAAAAACATCTTTGCTCGATGCGATTCGTTCCGCCAATGTCACCGCATCCGAAGCTGGCGGGATTACGCAGCATATCGGTGCTTATCAGGTAGAAATTAAAAATCAAAAAATTACTTTCCTGGATACTCCTGGTCACGAGGCTTTTACAGCCATGAGAGCGAGAGGGGCCCAGGTCACAGATATTGCCATACTGGTTGTTGCTGCGGATGATGGTGTCATGCCCCAGACCGTGGAAGCGATCAACCATGCCAAAGCGGCCAATGTACCCATCATTGTTGCTATCAATAAAATTGATAAAGAAAATGCCAATCCGGACCGTGTCAAACAGGAATTGACTGAGTACGGCTTAGTTGTTGAAGAATGGGGCGGGGATACGATCACGGTACCGGTCTCAGCCAAAGCTAGACTCAACATTGACACTCTGCTGGAAATGGTCCTGCTTGTTGCAGAGATGAAAGATCTGAAAGCTAATCCGAACCGGAAGGCAACCGGAACCGTTATTGAAGCGAAGCTCGATAAAGGCAAGGGGCCTGTAGCAACTGTCCTGGTATCCAAAGGTACGCTGAATATCGGTGACATTATTGTTGCCGGGCATTCTTTTGGTAGGATCAGGGGGATGGTTGACGACAAAGGCCGCAGAGTAAAAAAAGCGGGACCTTCCATGCCTGTGGAGGTTCAGGGATTGTCTGAAGTTCCGCCGGCGGGAGAAATCTTCAACGTTGTTAACGATGAGAAACTCGCCCGCAGCGTTACCGAAGCCAGAATGGATGAGAAAAAAGCGGAAGAAGTTAAACAAAAATCCAGGATTAGCCTTGATGATCTTTTCGATAAGATCAAAGAAGGCGAAGTCAAAGATTTGAATATCATTATTAAAGCTGACGTTCAGGGCTCTGTCGAAGCTATTAAGCAGTCTCTGGCCAAGCTGACGACCTCGGAAGTACGTGTAAACATCATTCACGGCGGAGTCGGTGCGATCAGTGAATCCGACGTGATGCTCGCTGCTGCTTCCAATGCGATCATTATTGGCTTTAATGTCAGACATGATTCCAACACAAAATCGACAGCAGAACTTCAGGGTGTGGACATCAGGATGTACAGAGTCATCTATGATGCGATTGATGACATTAAGGCAGCGATGGAGGGCCTGCTCGAACCTACCTTCAAGGAAGTCATACAGGGTAAAGCGGAAGTCCGTCAGATTTTCAAGGTGCCAAAGGCTGGAACTGTTGCTGGAAGCTATATAACCGACGGCAAGATTCATAGGTCGGATAAGATCAGGGTAATCAGAGATGGAATTGTCGTTCACGAGGGAGACCTGGAATCTCTGAGACGTTTCAAGGATGATGCCAAGGAAGTTGCGGAAGGATACGAATGCGGGATTGGCTTAAAGAACTTCAATGATCTTAAAGAAGGAGATATCTTGGAAGCCTTTACGATGGAGGAAGTTAAAAGAGAGCTCTAG
- a CDS encoding bifunctional oligoribonuclease/PAP phosphatase NrnA: MDKTTNKVISELAKKLDTISEAALLTHISPDGDCIGSMLALGIALEGLNKKICYYNPGFLPVNLKFLPGVDKICSVLPPEEFPETLIFIDCAEAERAYNDLCPEFLQGKTVINIDHHISNNGFGTVNWIDAGAAATGEMIFHLLGEMGVSMTKEIAENLYTAIITDTGRFSYSNTTVESFRIAAELLKTGLDLVQINNILFEQKSLAQTKLLQKALTNLELHQQGTMAVIVLTREDFEETGADESLSEGLVNYARNIEKVEAAALLKEIAPDEIKVSFRSNTWLDVNQVASRFGGGGHRRASGCSINGTMGQARQMIVSALEEALNVGRDH, encoded by the coding sequence ATGGACAAGACGACGAATAAGGTGATCTCAGAACTGGCCAAAAAATTGGATACAATCTCCGAGGCTGCACTGCTTACGCATATATCCCCGGATGGGGACTGCATAGGTTCAATGCTTGCTTTGGGGATTGCCTTAGAAGGTTTGAACAAAAAAATATGTTATTATAATCCTGGGTTTCTGCCGGTAAATTTGAAGTTTCTTCCGGGTGTGGACAAGATATGTTCTGTTCTGCCTCCGGAAGAGTTTCCAGAAACCCTTATTTTTATTGACTGCGCTGAAGCGGAAAGGGCGTACAACGATCTTTGCCCGGAGTTTCTTCAGGGAAAAACGGTGATTAACATTGATCATCATATTTCCAATAACGGTTTTGGTACGGTTAATTGGATTGACGCCGGTGCAGCCGCCACAGGTGAAATGATTTTTCACCTGCTGGGTGAAATGGGAGTTTCCATGACCAAGGAAATTGCAGAGAATCTCTATACTGCGATTATCACGGATACAGGCAGGTTCAGCTACAGTAATACCACAGTCGAAAGCTTCAGGATTGCTGCGGAATTACTCAAAACAGGCCTTGATCTTGTTCAGATCAACAATATACTGTTTGAACAGAAAAGCCTGGCTCAGACCAAACTGCTGCAAAAAGCGCTGACGAACCTGGAACTTCATCAGCAGGGAACGATGGCTGTCATTGTTCTGACCAGAGAAGACTTTGAAGAAACAGGTGCAGATGAGAGCTTGAGTGAAGGCTTAGTGAACTATGCACGCAATATCGAAAAGGTGGAAGCTGCTGCGCTGTTAAAAGAAATTGCCCCGGATGAAATCAAAGTCAGTTTCCGGTCCAATACCTGGCTTGATGTAAATCAAGTTGCGAGCCGGTTCGGCGGAGGCGGACACCGGCGGGCATCAGGCTGTTCTATTAATGGAACAATGGGTCAAGCCAGGCAAATGATTGTATCCGCACTTGAGGAGGCCCTGAACGTTGGACGGGATCATTAA
- the truB gene encoding tRNA pseudouridine(55) synthase TruB, producing MDGIINVLKPVGMTSTDVVRWLLRKTKAGKAGHIGTLDPGAAGVLPICLGKATRLAEYHSDQGKSYRAEITLGITTDTQDAFGQELSRIVPIVSRAQFANKLENFLGVIEQEPPMYSAVRKNGRHLYEYARQGIDVAREKRQVEIKRLDLVEWHEETFPRVLFDVECSKGTYIRTLCHDIGAALGCGAHMSFLLRLSAGKFTLDSTYTLEEIDQALADGDEHMLLAPEWGLTLPKASIPAYRLAAFRNGLSTGGDLVDAEVYGEQLPVQVFCEGRFIGIGNWENGCLCPNKVMG from the coding sequence TTGGACGGGATCATTAATGTTTTAAAACCTGTTGGCATGACCTCCACAGACGTTGTTAGGTGGCTGCTTCGAAAAACAAAAGCCGGCAAGGCAGGCCATATTGGGACGCTGGATCCCGGAGCTGCCGGGGTGCTTCCGATTTGCCTTGGCAAGGCAACGCGGCTGGCAGAATACCACAGCGACCAGGGGAAAAGTTATAGAGCTGAGATTACACTCGGAATCACGACAGATACGCAGGATGCTTTCGGACAGGAACTATCGAGGATTGTTCCTATAGTATCACGAGCGCAATTTGCAAATAAACTGGAGAATTTTCTTGGTGTCATTGAACAGGAACCGCCCATGTATTCCGCTGTCAGAAAGAATGGCAGGCATCTGTACGAATATGCCCGCCAGGGGATCGATGTTGCAAGAGAAAAAAGACAGGTTGAGATCAAGCGGCTGGATCTGGTGGAATGGCATGAAGAGACATTTCCAAGAGTTTTATTTGATGTGGAATGCTCCAAAGGAACGTATATACGCACTTTATGTCACGATATTGGCGCTGCCCTGGGTTGCGGTGCACATATGTCCTTTTTGCTCAGATTAAGCGCAGGCAAGTTTACGCTGGATTCCACCTACACACTGGAAGAGATTGACCAGGCGCTTGCCGACGGCGATGAACACATGCTCCTGGCTCCGGAATGGGGACTCACACTGCCAAAGGCAAGTATACCGGCCTATCGGCTTGCCGCTTTCCGAAACGGGCTTTCTACCGGAGGGGATCTTGTTGATGCTGAAGTGTACGGGGAACAGCTTCCTGTTCAGGTATTTTGTGAGGGACGTTTTATTGGTATAGGGAATTGGGAAAACGGATGTTTATGCCCCAATAAGGTCATGGGTTAG
- a CDS encoding polyribonucleotide nucleotidyltransferase: protein MTQEVLERSLQVGGRNLSFETGIIGRQAGGAIYARYGDTVISAFATTSSKPREGIDFFPLTVDLEERFYAVGKIPGGFIKREGRPSEKSILSSRLIDRPVRPLFPDGYRNDVQISAMVMSVDQDCAPDVTAINAVSAALTISDIPFLGPIAAVVVGLVDGEFVVNPTVAQAEISKMQLTVAGTKDAIMMVEAGAKEVPEDQMLEAIMFAHEEIKKIAEFIERYREAALEVGLAKAKREVTPVEIPAEISDKVLAWGYDKLDQAIRIEEKLARQEAVDKVKADALEVFAEEFSENLKLVTKILDDLTHKIIRKLITHEHIRPDGRALDEIRPITIEVGRLPRTHGTGLFTRGQTQVLTVATLGAAGDEQIIDGLGLEDSKRYMHHYNFPAFSVGEVRPNRGPGRREIGHGALAERALLPMIPPESEFPYTLRLVSEVLESNGSSSMASVCGSTLALMDAGVPIKAPVAGIAMGLIKEEDHFAILTDIQGLEDHDGDMDFKVAGTAEGITALQMDIKIKGVNREILAQALAQAKAGRMFILDKMLQVLPQSRPNLSPFAPRIITFTIHPDKIRDVIGPGGKIIKKIVEETKVKIDIEDDGQVFIAAVDGEAGDKAAEIIRSLTQDIEVGKIYKGKVVRIMDFGAFVEVIPGVLGLPGKDGLVHISQLDVNRVNKVEDVVKLGDEIIVKATGIDKQGRLNLSRKEAMGQSQGAKE, encoded by the coding sequence GTGACTCAAGAAGTCTTGGAACGCTCGCTACAGGTTGGAGGCAGAAACCTGTCGTTTGAAACCGGTATCATAGGTCGTCAAGCCGGTGGGGCAATTTATGCCAGATATGGAGACACAGTCATATCTGCATTTGCAACGACCAGTTCTAAACCACGGGAAGGGATCGACTTTTTTCCTTTGACTGTTGATTTGGAAGAACGTTTTTATGCCGTAGGAAAGATTCCCGGTGGATTCATTAAAAGAGAAGGCAGACCTAGTGAGAAGTCCATATTGTCGTCAAGACTGATAGACAGACCGGTCCGTCCGCTTTTCCCGGACGGTTACCGCAACGATGTACAGATCAGTGCGATGGTCATGTCCGTCGATCAGGACTGTGCACCGGACGTAACGGCTATCAACGCAGTTTCGGCTGCGCTCACGATTTCCGATATTCCTTTTCTGGGTCCTATTGCCGCCGTGGTTGTCGGGCTTGTCGATGGCGAGTTTGTCGTTAACCCGACGGTAGCCCAGGCGGAAATCAGCAAAATGCAGCTGACTGTTGCTGGAACCAAAGATGCGATTATGATGGTCGAGGCTGGTGCCAAGGAAGTTCCCGAGGATCAGATGCTCGAAGCGATCATGTTTGCGCACGAAGAAATTAAAAAGATAGCGGAATTTATTGAGAGATACAGGGAAGCAGCCCTGGAAGTGGGACTTGCCAAAGCCAAAAGAGAAGTCACTCCGGTCGAGATCCCTGCGGAGATATCCGACAAGGTCCTGGCCTGGGGTTATGATAAGCTCGATCAGGCTATCCGTATTGAAGAAAAACTGGCCCGCCAGGAAGCTGTCGACAAGGTCAAAGCAGACGCGCTCGAAGTTTTTGCCGAGGAATTTTCTGAGAACTTAAAATTAGTTACGAAAATATTGGATGACCTGACCCATAAAATTATCCGCAAGCTGATTACCCACGAACATATCAGACCTGATGGCCGTGCTTTGGATGAGATCAGACCGATTACGATTGAAGTCGGACGTCTGCCGAGAACACACGGCACCGGTCTGTTTACGCGCGGACAGACACAGGTACTCACGGTTGCGACATTAGGAGCTGCCGGTGATGAGCAGATCATTGACGGTTTGGGATTGGAAGATTCCAAACGTTATATGCATCATTATAATTTCCCGGCCTTCAGTGTCGGCGAAGTCCGTCCGAACAGGGGACCGGGCAGACGTGAGATTGGTCACGGCGCTTTGGCTGAACGTGCCCTGTTGCCGATGATTCCTCCGGAAAGTGAATTCCCGTATACGCTGCGTCTGGTTTCCGAAGTATTGGAATCCAACGGATCGAGCTCCATGGCTTCCGTCTGCGGCAGCACACTCGCGCTAATGGATGCTGGGGTTCCGATTAAGGCCCCGGTAGCTGGGATTGCGATGGGATTGATCAAAGAAGAAGACCATTTTGCGATTCTTACCGATATTCAGGGTTTGGAAGACCACGACGGTGATATGGACTTTAAAGTAGCCGGTACTGCCGAGGGCATTACAGCACTGCAGATGGATATCAAGATCAAAGGCGTCAATCGTGAGATCCTCGCTCAGGCTCTGGCTCAGGCCAAGGCCGGCAGGATGTTCATCCTGGATAAAATGCTGCAGGTCCTGCCACAGTCCAGACCGAATCTCTCGCCGTTTGCACCGCGGATTATTACCTTTACCATTCATCCTGACAAAATCAGAGATGTCATCGGACCAGGCGGCAAGATCATTAAGAAGATCGTGGAAGAAACCAAGGTCAAAATCGATATCGAAGATGACGGACAGGTATTTATTGCTGCGGTTGACGGTGAAGCCGGAGACAAGGCAGCTGAGATTATTCGCTCTTTGACGCAGGACATTGAAGTCGGGAAGATCTACAAAGGCAAAGTTGTCCGGATCATGGATTTTGGCGCCTTTGTCGAAGTCATTCCAGGTGTGCTTGGACTTCCGGGAAAAGACGGTCTTGTGCATATCTCCCAGCTCGATGTGAACCGCGTGAACAAAGTAGAAGATGTCGTCAAACTCGGCGACGAGATCATCGTCAAGGCTACCGGCATTGACAAGCAGGGCAGACTGAACTTGTCCCGTAAAGAAGCAATGGGACAGAGCCAGGGAGCAAAAGAATAA
- the rpsO gene encoding 30S ribosomal protein S15, with translation MLTPEKKKDIIAKFQQHEGDTGSPEVQIALLTTRINELTEHFKTHKKDHHSRRGLFKLIGQRRAMLNYLKKSDFNRYRTVVTELGLRH, from the coding sequence ATGCTTACACCGGAGAAAAAGAAGGATATCATTGCGAAGTTTCAGCAGCATGAAGGAGACACAGGTTCACCCGAGGTTCAGATCGCTCTTCTCACTACAAGAATCAATGAGTTGACAGAACACTTCAAGACCCATAAGAAAGATCATCATTCCCGCCGGGGTCTTTTCAAATTGATTGGACAACGCCGTGCAATGCTGAACTACCTCAAGAAATCCGATTTTAACCGTTACCGCACAGTAGTAACAGAACTTGGCTTACGTCACTAA
- the rbfA gene encoding 30S ribosome-binding factor RbfA: protein MAKHRAFRLAESIKAEVAQMIRENIKDPRLGFVTVTDVEVADDLRHAKIFVSVLGTEEEMKSSLDVLNKASGYLRSELGKIISLRYFPEITFKYDQSIEHGAHISKLLREVGAKGESSYGQDDE, encoded by the coding sequence ATGGCTAAACACAGGGCTTTTCGCCTGGCAGAATCGATCAAAGCAGAAGTGGCACAGATGATCCGGGAGAATATTAAAGACCCGCGGCTTGGATTCGTGACCGTCACGGATGTGGAGGTAGCTGACGATTTACGGCATGCCAAAATATTCGTCAGCGTATTGGGAACAGAAGAAGAAATGAAAAGCAGTTTGGATGTTTTAAATAAGGCATCCGGATATCTGCGCAGCGAACTGGGTAAAATCATCAGCCTGCGCTATTTTCCCGAGATCACTTTCAAGTATGATCAGTCTATTGAACATGGCGCCCATATTTCCAAGCTGCTTCGTGAGGTTGGCGCGAAAGGTGAATCCAGCTATGGACAAGACGACGAATAA
- a CDS encoding bifunctional riboflavin kinase/FAD synthetase: MEVCTLIPGHKFEPTVLALGNFDGIHLGHQELLKHGLEKARSLKTLFSVLLFDPHPLKVLHPDRKLELITGKDEKIMLFEKFGVDKVFLLPFSPEFAETTPQEFVENILLKIGAVHVTVGFNYSFGCHGKGKPGDLEKFGETYNFGVSVVQAQMLDDRVISSTEIRRALLNGDIDLAKAMMGRAPTIIGTVVHGDGRGRDIGFPTANIETHEDLLIPKNGVYAVTAKIDGRIYGGMMNIGIVPTFKTGQEKTIEIHFFDFHGDLYRKDLFIDIQVRLRAEKKFSGVKEITEQLGKDMEEAKQKLQKQNFTKFME, encoded by the coding sequence TTGGAAGTTTGCACTTTGATTCCGGGACACAAATTTGAGCCGACTGTGCTTGCTCTGGGGAATTTTGACGGTATACACCTAGGACATCAGGAGCTGTTGAAGCACGGTTTGGAGAAAGCACGTTCACTGAAGACATTGTTTTCAGTTTTGCTTTTTGATCCCCATCCGCTGAAAGTACTTCATCCAGATAGAAAACTGGAATTGATTACCGGCAAGGATGAGAAAATCATGCTATTTGAAAAATTTGGCGTAGACAAAGTGTTCTTATTGCCTTTCTCTCCGGAATTTGCCGAGACAACACCACAGGAATTCGTTGAAAATATTCTGCTGAAGATCGGGGCCGTTCATGTTACCGTTGGCTTCAACTACTCCTTCGGCTGTCATGGCAAAGGAAAACCTGGCGACCTTGAAAAGTTTGGTGAAACTTACAATTTTGGGGTAAGTGTTGTCCAAGCCCAGATGCTTGACGACAGAGTGATCTCTTCGACCGAAATCAGACGTGCACTTCTGAATGGGGATATCGATTTGGCCAAGGCCATGATGGGACGCGCACCTACGATTATCGGAACGGTGGTTCACGGTGACGGGCGGGGTAGGGATATTGGATTTCCGACAGCCAACATAGAGACGCATGAGGACTTGCTAATCCCGAAAAATGGTGTGTATGCTGTTACTGCAAAAATTGACGGCAGGATCTACGGCGGGATGATGAACATCGGGATTGTACCGACCTTTAAAACCGGCCAGGAGAAGACCATTGAGATTCATTTTTTTGATTTTCACGGAGATTTATATCGGAAGGACTTATTTATAGATATTCAGGTCAGACTGCGCGCTGAGAAAAAATTCAGCGGAGTCAAGGAAATCACAGAGCAACTCGGCAAAGACATGGAAGAGGCAAAACAAAAGCTGCAAAAACAAAACTTTACAAAATTTATGGAATAA